One genomic window of Elusimicrobiota bacterium includes the following:
- the fabZ gene encoding 3-hydroxyacyl-ACP dehydratase FabZ, translating into MTPTTETTPSAVRELNIQAIREAIPHRWPFLLVDRVRIIEEGKKAYGYKYVTFNETFFQGHFPQRPVMPGVLIVEALAQTACALMLGAPQMAGKLAYFMGIEQAKFRQPVFPGCYLELRIDVLRAGSRAGKAKGEAYIDGQQLACEAEFTFALVDK; encoded by the coding sequence ATGACACCAACGACCGAGACGACGCCGTCCGCGGTTCGAGAGCTCAATATCCAGGCGATCCGCGAAGCCATCCCGCATCGCTGGCCATTTCTTCTGGTGGATCGAGTCAGGATTATTGAGGAAGGGAAAAAAGCCTACGGTTATAAATATGTGACGTTCAACGAAACGTTTTTCCAGGGGCATTTTCCCCAACGGCCCGTGATGCCGGGCGTGCTGATCGTCGAAGCCTTGGCTCAAACCGCCTGCGCCTTGATGCTGGGCGCGCCGCAGATGGCCGGAAAACTGGCGTATTTTATGGGCATCGAGCAGGCTAAATTCCGTCAGCCTGTTTTTCCGGGCTGCTACCTTGAGCTGCGCATCGACGTTTTGAGGGCCGGCTCGCGAGCCGGCAAAGCCAAGGGCGAGGCTTATATCGACGGGCAGCAACTCGCCTGCGAAGCGGAATTTACATTCGCCTTGGTCGACAAATAA
- a CDS encoding OmpH family outer membrane protein codes for MREKALLFVLAVLLMAGVAPAGAVSVSKVQVAPRRGVVIATIDLERIFQAYPGTKKAKEELEKLILIKENEIAGKRAEIFRLTEELARLKTQSSSSNSAPPPPSTATPQSSTETLTGGSTAAMDLPGFSQPEPAAPNIDAGAEQAAVNQKEAELKTKKEELRRMEREAEKNLEALEEAKTKTLLAKIYFAVRELAEEKNVDVVVDKNAILWGASKLDLTDELLRKLKSAMIERE; via the coding sequence ATGAGGGAGAAAGCCCTTCTATTCGTTTTGGCTGTTTTGCTCATGGCCGGCGTTGCCCCGGCCGGCGCTGTTTCCGTTTCCAAAGTCCAGGTTGCGCCGAGGCGCGGCGTGGTGATCGCAACCATTGACTTGGAGCGCATTTTTCAGGCTTATCCGGGCACCAAGAAAGCGAAGGAAGAGCTGGAAAAACTCATTCTTATCAAAGAAAACGAGATTGCGGGCAAACGGGCTGAGATTTTCAGGCTGACCGAGGAACTGGCGCGCTTAAAAACTCAATCGTCGTCGTCAAATTCCGCGCCGCCTCCGCCTTCCACTGCCACGCCGCAGTCAAGCACCGAGACATTGACCGGGGGAAGTACGGCGGCCATGGATTTGCCCGGGTTTAGCCAGCCGGAGCCTGCCGCACCCAACATCGATGCCGGCGCCGAGCAGGCCGCCGTCAATCAAAAGGAAGCCGAGTTGAAGACCAAAAAAGAGGAATTGCGCCGAATGGAGCGGGAAGCCGAAAAGAATTTGGAAGCGCTGGAGGAGGCCAAAACCAAGACGCTCTTGGCCAAGATTTATTTTGCCGTTCGGGAGCTGGCCGAGGAGAAAAATGTGGACGTCGTCGTGGACAAAAATGCTATTCTTTGGGGAGCATCTAAGCTCGATTTGACCGACGAACTCTTGCGCAAGCTCAAAAGCGCCATGATCGAGCGCGAATAG
- a CDS encoding ABC transporter ATP-binding protein, whose translation MEHKPSDWRELFPYMRGRWDDFSFAAFSMGVVALLSSVSMGLIKPIIDQIFIDKDVDMLRDLAWIVPGIFLAKGVFSYFLNYLITKIGHGIARDIREELVGRLLLQDHAFHNRNKSSDLLSRATNDIAAVANMTMNVPLFALRDGLTVVFLLALIFYLNARFAALLLFTIPVFALIFVTFTKSLRRVTYRAQELIAGVYSIIAEAIDGLTMIKIYLYERAWLGRFSRQNHDYYKAMVKFQRLTALSPSLMEFLSGVVITWVLWWGGIEVIRGSWSAGDFLAFLGASFAAYQPIKHLSQVNSIIQLGLASWSRVAQVKNAPIGIVAGLEQPSARDGEFCSGIVFEDVHLIYPDGRGALEGIDLKISKGEVLGLAGPSGSGKSTLAMLLARFYDPTRGAILIDGRNIRDWDISSLRKLFAFVTQDAFLFDDTIAANIAIGNPQAGPGEIEAAAKAANAWEFIQRLPRGLETVAGERGMQLSAGQRQRIAIARAVLKQAPILILDEATSNLDPESEELVLAALGNLLKGKTAIVISHRIQTLVNTGRIVVIERGRIIEETTLPKLMSGESGRLAALMRA comes from the coding sequence GTGGAACACAAACCGTCTGATTGGCGCGAGCTCTTTCCCTACATGCGCGGACGATGGGACGATTTTTCGTTCGCAGCTTTCAGCATGGGCGTCGTGGCTCTATTGTCGTCCGTGTCCATGGGTTTGATCAAACCCATCATCGATCAGATTTTTATCGACAAAGACGTGGACATGCTGCGCGATCTTGCATGGATCGTGCCCGGAATTTTTTTAGCCAAAGGCGTTTTTTCTTATTTTTTGAACTATTTGATCACCAAAATCGGCCACGGCATCGCCCGCGACATCCGGGAAGAGTTGGTCGGGCGCCTGCTGCTTCAAGACCATGCCTTTCATAACCGCAACAAAAGCAGCGATTTGCTGTCGCGAGCCACCAATGATATCGCGGCCGTGGCGAATATGACCATGAACGTCCCGCTCTTCGCCTTGAGGGACGGCTTGACGGTCGTTTTTCTTTTGGCGCTGATTTTTTATCTCAACGCGCGTTTTGCGGCCTTGTTGTTGTTTACCATCCCGGTTTTTGCGCTTATTTTCGTCACCTTTACGAAAAGCCTGCGCCGCGTGACTTACCGGGCCCAAGAACTGATTGCCGGCGTTTATTCGATTATCGCCGAAGCCATCGACGGGCTGACCATGATTAAGATTTATCTCTACGAGCGCGCGTGGCTGGGGCGTTTCAGCAGGCAGAATCACGATTATTACAAGGCCATGGTTAAATTCCAGCGCCTGACCGCGCTTTCTCCATCGTTGATGGAGTTTTTAAGCGGCGTGGTGATTACCTGGGTGCTTTGGTGGGGCGGTATTGAGGTGATCCGGGGTTCCTGGAGCGCAGGCGATTTCCTCGCTTTCTTAGGCGCGTCGTTCGCCGCTTATCAGCCCATCAAGCATTTGTCGCAAGTCAATTCGATTATTCAACTTGGTTTGGCCAGTTGGTCCCGGGTGGCGCAGGTCAAAAACGCGCCCATCGGCATCGTGGCCGGTCTTGAGCAACCGTCTGCGCGCGATGGCGAATTTTGTTCCGGCATCGTTTTTGAGGATGTTCATTTGATTTATCCCGACGGGCGCGGCGCGCTTGAGGGCATCGATTTGAAAATCAGCAAGGGAGAAGTTCTGGGGCTGGCCGGGCCCAGCGGCTCCGGCAAGTCAACATTGGCCATGCTGTTGGCCCGATTTTACGATCCCACCCGGGGCGCTATTCTCATTGATGGGCGAAATATCAGGGATTGGGATATCTCTTCATTAAGAAAATTGTTCGCGTTCGTGACCCAAGACGCGTTCTTATTCGACGATACCATTGCCGCGAATATCGCCATCGGCAACCCTCAAGCCGGCCCCGGTGAAATCGAGGCCGCGGCTAAGGCGGCCAATGCCTGGGAATTCATCCAGCGTTTGCCCCGGGGGCTTGAAACAGTGGCCGGAGAACGGGGCATGCAACTGTCCGCCGGCCAGCGCCAGCGCATCGCCATCGCGCGCGCGGTTTTGAAACAGGCGCCGATCTTGATTTTAGACGAAGCCACCAGCAATCTTGATCCCGAATCCGAAGAGCTTGTCCTGGCGGCTTTGGGAAATCTTTTAAAAGGCAAGACCGCCATCGTGATCAGCCATCGCATTCAAACGCTGGTCAATACGGGCCGGATCGTCGTGATCGAGCGCGGCCGCATTATCGAAGAGACGACGCTGCCTAAACTTATGTCCGGAGAATCCGGCCGTTTGGCTGCGTTGATGAGGGCCTGA
- a CDS encoding ZIP family metal transporter, translating into MTIALLATSLTGSALLAGGLYKLRPWSRKELWRVLAFGSATLLVSGFNLLVPSVGKWPLMGAISGFAFFFTLESYAVAHSCPEYLEECHVHGVSGLTALALMFHSLLDGVILGVSGELGEAAFWSVFAGMAVHKFADAMTMLALFESELKTGFWSSLGSVIAITLATPAGAMLTSLILPYTASEPGVLNFFVGFSAGSLIYVGASDILPRLHRLKDPSCFVYFLGGLASMSAFLRFFHHQ; encoded by the coding sequence ATGACGATCGCGCTCTTAGCCACCAGCCTGACCGGCAGCGCTTTATTGGCCGGGGGGCTCTATAAGCTGCGCCCGTGGTCCCGCAAAGAGCTGTGGCGCGTGCTGGCGTTCGGCAGCGCCACTCTTTTAGTGAGCGGATTCAATCTTTTGGTTCCTTCCGTCGGTAAATGGCCTTTGATGGGCGCGATTTCCGGCTTTGCTTTCTTTTTTACGCTTGAAAGCTACGCGGTGGCGCATTCTTGCCCCGAGTACTTGGAAGAATGCCATGTTCATGGGGTTTCGGGTTTGACCGCTTTGGCCCTGATGTTTCACAGCTTGCTCGACGGCGTGATTCTGGGCGTTTCCGGCGAGCTCGGCGAGGCGGCGTTCTGGAGCGTGTTCGCGGGCATGGCCGTCCACAAATTTGCGGATGCCATGACCATGCTGGCGCTATTCGAATCGGAACTGAAGACAGGATTCTGGAGCAGCCTGGGCAGCGTCATCGCCATCACCTTGGCGACGCCGGCGGGAGCCATGCTGACATCCCTCATTTTGCCGTATACCGCGTCGGAGCCCGGCGTGCTGAATTTTTTCGTAGGTTTTTCCGCCGGCAGCCTGATTTACGTGGGCGCCAGCGATATTCTGCCGCGCCTCCACCGGCTCAAAGATCCTTCTTGTTTCGTTTATTTTTTGGGCGGCTTGGCGTCCATGTCCGCCTTCCTGCGGTTCTTCCATCATCAATGA
- the lpxB gene encoding lipid-A-disaccharide synthase encodes MLRLLVSAGDPSGDLIASHLVREIKKQRPDVEIWALGGPELAATSDVFLEDLASRGLMGWLEPIRKLPFLANLNRRLRDILKRHAFDMVIPVDFYGFNIRLAAQAKKLGYPVVYYVSPQLWASRPGRIKRMKRLVDHVLCVFPFEPDFYKKHGLPATFVGHPIVELLSLEFRDVHAENVAVNGHRPASMSDRPRIGLLPGSRPGEIARHMDVLLKSWRLICEEFPQARGILYKRLGQERLYPSDGDLAAMGVAAEWGPAYQSRHACDLALCASGLASLENMVLGVPMVIYYGVRPAWLFHIVKRIVKTPFIGMPNILAGSEICRELPWAMNPENDARAARDMSAAAIELLKAPERLAALRGNLSGLADSLLPQGQSPRRAAQEAVFRLLGAKISGTQTV; translated from the coding sequence ATGCTGCGGCTGCTCGTTAGCGCGGGCGACCCTTCCGGGGACCTGATCGCCTCGCACCTGGTTCGGGAGATCAAAAAGCAGCGCCCTGATGTCGAAATTTGGGCTTTAGGCGGACCTGAATTAGCGGCGACATCGGACGTTTTTTTGGAAGATTTGGCTTCCCGCGGTCTGATGGGCTGGCTTGAACCCATCAGAAAACTTCCTTTCCTGGCCAATCTCAATAGGCGGCTTCGGGACATTCTCAAGAGGCATGCTTTCGATATGGTTATTCCCGTGGATTTTTATGGATTTAATATCCGTCTGGCGGCGCAAGCAAAAAAATTGGGTTATCCGGTGGTTTATTATGTTTCGCCTCAATTATGGGCCAGCCGGCCGGGCCGGATCAAGAGAATGAAGCGTTTGGTGGATCATGTTCTGTGCGTTTTTCCATTTGAGCCGGATTTCTATAAGAAGCACGGGCTTCCCGCGACTTTTGTCGGTCACCCCATCGTGGAGCTGTTGAGCTTGGAGTTTCGGGATGTTCACGCCGAGAACGTCGCGGTCAACGGCCATCGCCCGGCATCCATGAGCGACCGGCCGCGCATCGGGTTGCTTCCCGGCAGCCGTCCCGGAGAAATCGCCAGGCACATGGATGTCCTTCTGAAATCTTGGCGTTTGATCTGCGAGGAGTTCCCGCAGGCCCGGGGCATTCTTTACAAACGCCTGGGTCAAGAGCGCCTCTATCCGTCCGATGGCGACCTTGCGGCCATGGGCGTTGCCGCAGAGTGGGGCCCCGCTTATCAAAGCCGCCATGCCTGCGATTTGGCGTTATGCGCCAGCGGGCTGGCTTCTCTGGAGAACATGGTTCTAGGGGTGCCCATGGTTATTTACTATGGGGTGCGCCCGGCATGGCTCTTTCATATCGTCAAGCGCATCGTTAAAACGCCTTTTATCGGCATGCCGAATATTTTGGCGGGAAGCGAGATCTGCCGCGAACTGCCTTGGGCCATGAATCCTGAAAACGACGCGCGCGCGGCGCGGGACATGTCCGCCGCCGCGATCGAGCTTTTGAAAGCGCCGGAGCGCCTGGCAGCCCTGCGCGGCAATCTTTCCGGATTGGCGGACTCGTTGCTGCCGCAGGGGCAATCCCCGCGCCGGGCCGCTCAAGAGGCTGTTTTCCGTTTGCTTGGAGCAAAAATCAGTGGAACACAAACCGTCTGA
- the lpxC gene encoding UDP-3-O-[3-hydroxymyristoyl] N-acetylglucosamine deacetylase, producing MAVEAQGFAKQATLKDSVAVSGVGLHSGTKTTVELSPAPADTGIVFKSKGVSIPALVEHVIGTRRGTTLGVGDVAVHTVEHLLSAFRGLGVDNAFVDVDGEEIPAMDGSAWAYIEAIGKAGVKIQENAVRPILEYARKESFVATIGLSSYKVLPWDAFKVSVSISFPGTLIGVQELEHCANGSYPSEIGRARTFCLESEVDELRRAGLAKGGSLDNTIVVGSQAVKVNEPLRYKDEFVRHKILDFFGDISLIGPGEYRFSCFAMAPSHKSNTEFIRRLREHLTRRLP from the coding sequence GTGGCAGTTGAGGCCCAAGGGTTCGCCAAGCAAGCCACCTTAAAGGATTCGGTCGCCGTTTCCGGCGTCGGCCTTCACAGCGGGACGAAAACGACGGTCGAACTGTCGCCCGCGCCTGCCGACACAGGGATTGTTTTTAAGTCCAAAGGCGTCAGCATTCCGGCGCTCGTCGAACACGTCATCGGCACCAGACGCGGAACGACGTTGGGCGTCGGGGACGTCGCCGTCCACACGGTCGAGCATTTGCTCAGCGCCTTTCGGGGATTGGGCGTGGACAATGCGTTTGTGGATGTGGACGGCGAAGAAATCCCGGCTATGGATGGTTCGGCTTGGGCCTATATCGAGGCCATCGGCAAGGCGGGCGTCAAGATTCAGGAGAACGCCGTCCGTCCCATCCTGGAATACGCCCGCAAGGAGTCGTTCGTCGCCACGATCGGGCTCTCCAGCTACAAAGTGTTGCCGTGGGACGCTTTTAAGGTGAGCGTGAGCATCTCTTTTCCCGGAACATTGATCGGCGTTCAGGAGTTGGAACATTGCGCCAACGGTTCGTATCCCTCGGAAATCGGGCGGGCCAGGACGTTTTGCCTCGAGTCCGAGGTGGATGAATTGCGCCGGGCGGGCTTGGCCAAGGGGGGGAGCCTCGACAACACCATTGTCGTCGGCTCTCAGGCGGTGAAAGTCAACGAGCCCTTGCGCTACAAGGATGAATTCGTCCGCCATAAAATTTTGGATTTCTTCGGAGATATCAGCCTGATCGGACCGGGCGAATACCGTTTCAGCTGTTTCGCCATGGCTCCCAGCCATAAATCCAACACCGAGTTTATTCGTAGACTCCGCGAACATCTCACGAGGAGGTTGCCATGA
- the lpxA gene encoding acyl-ACP--UDP-N-acetylglucosamine O-acyltransferase yields MTAMIHPTAIVHPSARIEQGVSIGPYAVIGEGVTVGAGTSIGSHSVVEFAAIGKNCRISPHAVVGTPPQDFKYNNEPTKLIMGDNCVVRECVTLNRGTLADGGDGATVIGNDCYFMAYSHVAHDCMVGNGAVLVNCAALAGHVTLGDYVMIGGLSAVHQFVRVGTLVMVGGATGVERDAPPFSMIEGNRGKLMGLNMVGLRRRGFNRAQVSAIHKAYETLFHSGRPLADALVLLEQGNPGPELHSLIDFLKAPSKRGITRPEKTAQAAEAVVS; encoded by the coding sequence ATGACGGCAATGATTCATCCCACGGCCATCGTCCACCCCTCTGCTCGGATCGAACAAGGGGTCAGCATCGGGCCTTATGCCGTTATCGGTGAAGGCGTGACCGTGGGCGCGGGAACGTCCATCGGTTCGCATAGCGTCGTCGAGTTCGCGGCCATCGGCAAGAATTGCCGGATCAGCCCGCATGCCGTGGTGGGAACGCCCCCTCAGGATTTCAAATACAACAACGAGCCGACCAAGCTCATCATGGGTGACAACTGCGTGGTGCGCGAGTGCGTGACGTTGAACAGGGGGACCCTGGCGGACGGCGGCGACGGCGCGACGGTCATCGGAAACGACTGTTATTTCATGGCGTATTCGCATGTGGCTCATGACTGCATGGTCGGCAACGGCGCGGTTTTAGTCAATTGCGCGGCCTTGGCCGGGCATGTGACGCTGGGTGATTATGTGATGATCGGCGGATTAAGCGCGGTGCATCAATTCGTGCGCGTCGGAACCTTGGTGATGGTGGGCGGAGCCACCGGCGTCGAGCGCGACGCTCCTCCTTTTTCCATGATCGAGGGCAATCGCGGCAAGCTGATGGGGCTCAATATGGTCGGCTTGCGCCGTCGCGGATTCAATCGCGCGCAAGTATCGGCCATTCATAAAGCTTATGAAACTCTTTTCCATTCCGGGCGTCCGCTGGCGGACGCTTTGGTTCTTCTGGAACAAGGGAATCCCGGCCCTGAGCTTCACTCTTTGATCGATTTCCTAAAAGCCCCATCGAAGCGAGGCATCACCCGTCCGGAGAAAACGGCTCAGGCGGCTGAAGCCGTCGTTTCTTAG
- a CDS encoding Gfo/Idh/MocA family oxidoreductase, whose translation MSETPGSSLLNNGKESSLRYGVIGLGRMGTLHLEVLKTLTPKVCVRGISDTDAKRIRRAKHIHPEARHFSDYKQMLGHVDAVSKILWAGQGTSTHLHIGHIERFNPTIVKAKELIARPLFIEVVRSGPYEPRVHDIGVILDLMIHDLDLILWILSDLDVQLEEYSGQGLSLISPHEDLAKVRLRFKERKAGYPVFVDLTANRLSFERLRKMRIFQEESYLSLDLLNHKLRYSKAMRLPLKSLKDITTIKPKLPATNPLRQELQHFIDSITQSSGHEVHPREAWDALELALQLNHSIDRKNLYSAASPYAAAAR comes from the coding sequence TTGTCTGAAACACCCGGATCTTCATTGCTAAACAACGGGAAAGAATCTTCGTTGCGCTACGGGGTCATCGGCCTCGGACGCATGGGGACGCTACATCTTGAGGTCCTCAAAACCCTGACCCCAAAAGTTTGTGTGCGCGGCATTTCGGATACGGACGCTAAAAGAATCCGCCGGGCCAAGCACATTCATCCCGAAGCCCGCCATTTTTCCGATTACAAACAGATGCTCGGACATGTGGATGCCGTCAGCAAGATTCTTTGGGCCGGCCAGGGAACATCCACGCATTTGCATATCGGGCATATCGAGCGGTTCAACCCGACCATCGTTAAAGCCAAGGAACTCATTGCGCGGCCGCTGTTTATCGAGGTTGTCCGTTCAGGGCCCTATGAACCCAGAGTTCACGACATCGGGGTCATTCTGGATTTGATGATTCACGATCTCGATCTTATTTTGTGGATTCTTTCCGATCTTGACGTGCAGTTGGAGGAATACAGCGGCCAGGGGTTGTCTTTGATTTCGCCTCATGAAGACTTGGCCAAGGTTCGTTTGCGTTTCAAAGAGCGAAAGGCTGGGTATCCTGTGTTTGTTGATCTGACCGCCAACAGGCTTTCATTTGAACGTTTGAGGAAGATGAGGATATTTCAAGAGGAATCCTATCTTTCGCTCGACCTGTTGAATCATAAACTGCGCTACTCAAAGGCCATGCGCCTGCCGCTGAAAAGCCTCAAAGATATCACCACCATCAAACCAAAGCTGCCGGCCACCAATCCCTTAAGGCAGGAATTGCAGCATTTCATCGATTCCATCACGCAAAGCTCCGGCCACGAGGTGCACCCTAGGGAAGCCTGGGATGCCTTGGAATTGGCCCTGCAGTTGAATCACTCCATCGATCGCAAGAATCTTTACTCTGCGGCGAGTCCGTATGCTGCGGCTGCTCGTTAG
- the lpxD gene encoding UDP-3-O-(3-hydroxymyristoyl)glucosamine N-acyltransferase: MNHPLLKILETIGPATLEGDAHFEVRAPATLKDAEASDIALFSSDRYADDLTTTRAGAILAADKLRPLTEHFRGRKIFVPNIMLAWAKLLALWERSMAEAAWGIDPAAHVARTVRLGKNVSVGALAVIEDRVEIGDGTVIHPQCFIGRDVSIGAHCIIYPQAVIRERCKIGDRAIIHSGAVIGSDGFGFVTVEGRHEKIPQIGTVEIGNDVEIGANTTIDRATVGATKINDGSKIDNQIQIAHNVVVGKGCLFAAQVGIAGSSSVGDYVVMGGQVGVRDHVRIAGGTMIGGQAGIISDVKEKDILWGTPSRNHREALKLQVLYNKLPEIYESVKKLLKAAGLDNDDGKVKTGGRRGS; the protein is encoded by the coding sequence ATGAATCACCCTCTCTTAAAAATTTTGGAAACAATCGGCCCAGCGACGCTGGAGGGCGACGCTCATTTTGAGGTGCGCGCCCCGGCGACGCTTAAGGACGCCGAAGCCTCGGATATCGCGCTGTTTTCCAGCGACCGGTACGCCGATGATTTGACTACGACGCGCGCCGGCGCCATCCTGGCCGCGGATAAGCTGCGTCCGTTGACCGAACATTTTCGCGGCCGCAAAATTTTTGTTCCCAATATCATGCTGGCTTGGGCCAAACTGCTCGCCCTTTGGGAGCGTTCCATGGCCGAGGCCGCCTGGGGCATCGACCCCGCGGCTCATGTGGCCAGAACCGTCCGATTGGGCAAAAACGTTTCGGTAGGGGCCCTGGCCGTGATTGAGGATCGCGTTGAGATCGGCGACGGCACGGTTATTCACCCGCAGTGCTTTATCGGCCGCGATGTGAGCATCGGCGCCCATTGCATCATTTATCCTCAGGCCGTCATCCGCGAACGCTGCAAAATCGGCGATCGCGCCATTATTCATTCCGGCGCGGTCATCGGATCGGATGGATTCGGTTTTGTGACTGTGGAAGGCCGCCATGAAAAAATTCCCCAAATCGGCACGGTGGAGATCGGCAATGACGTGGAGATCGGCGCCAATACGACCATCGACCGGGCTACGGTGGGCGCGACCAAAATCAACGACGGGTCGAAAATCGACAATCAGATTCAAATCGCCCATAACGTCGTCGTCGGGAAGGGCTGTCTCTTCGCGGCCCAAGTGGGCATTGCGGGCTCTTCATCGGTCGGCGATTATGTGGTGATGGGCGGGCAAGTGGGGGTCAGGGATCACGTCCGTATCGCCGGCGGCACGATGATCGGCGGGCAAGCCGGGATTATCAGCGACGTCAAGGAAAAGGATATTCTTTGGGGAACCCCGTCACGCAATCATCGCGAAGCGCTCAAACTCCAGGTTCTTTATAATAAACTTCCTGAAATTTATGAGTCCGTTAAGAAATTATTGAAAGCCGCCGGGCTCGACAATGACGACGGTAAAGTTAAAACCGGAGGCCGCCGTGGCAGTTGA
- the lpxI gene encoding UDP-2,3-diacylglucosamine diphosphatase LpxI (LpxI, functionally equivalent to LpxH, replaces it in LPS biosynthesis in a minority of bacteria.): MILGLIAGGGIYPVHLAQRARARGVKVVTAALKSMTSPDMENNSDAFLWVSLGELSKMLRFFRNEGVQGVILAGNVDHAHALGAKEKLKLMLDPRALKMLASLNNRRANTLLTAIIGEIEKDGMKVLPAFSYLEPDLLKPGPAGRLKPDANQLKDIEGGFTSAKELARLDIGLTCCVRNGVVVAAEALEGTDECIRRAGEILRRRGGGDKKSFTIVKVARPGQDPRFDLPVLGVQTIKIAHDAGAVCLAAESGWTLIMEKEKTLSLAERLGIAIYGISKD, translated from the coding sequence ATGATCCTTGGCCTGATCGCCGGAGGCGGAATCTACCCCGTTCATTTGGCCCAACGGGCGCGCGCCCGGGGCGTCAAAGTGGTCACGGCCGCTTTAAAATCCATGACATCCCCGGACATGGAGAACAACTCGGACGCTTTTTTATGGGTCAGCCTCGGCGAGCTTTCTAAAATGCTGCGTTTTTTTCGAAACGAAGGCGTTCAAGGGGTGATTTTGGCGGGCAATGTGGATCATGCCCATGCCTTGGGCGCCAAGGAAAAACTTAAACTCATGCTCGATCCACGGGCGTTGAAAATGCTGGCTTCGCTCAACAATAGACGGGCCAATACGCTGTTGACCGCGATCATCGGTGAAATCGAAAAAGACGGCATGAAGGTGCTGCCTGCGTTTAGCTACCTTGAGCCGGATTTGTTGAAGCCCGGCCCGGCCGGCCGCCTGAAGCCGGACGCGAATCAACTCAAAGACATTGAGGGCGGTTTCACGTCCGCCAAAGAGTTGGCCCGGCTTGACATCGGCCTGACTTGCTGCGTGCGCAACGGGGTGGTTGTGGCTGCGGAGGCTTTGGAAGGGACGGATGAATGCATCCGGCGGGCGGGGGAAATTCTTCGCCGGCGAGGCGGGGGAGACAAGAAAAGTTTCACCATCGTCAAGGTCGCCAGGCCCGGCCAGGACCCCCGTTTCGACCTGCCTGTTTTGGGCGTCCAAACCATTAAAATCGCCCATGACGCCGGTGCCGTCTGCCTGGCGGCCGAATCCGGCTGGACCCTGATTATGGAAAAGGAAAAAACCCTGAGTTTGGCCGAGCGCCTGGGGATCGCTATTTACGGTATTTCGAAAGATTAA